A DNA window from Desulfovibrio intestinalis contains the following coding sequences:
- the dsrK gene encoding sulfate reduction electron transfer complex DsrMKJOP subunit DsrK yields MAKLPTPQMLVASRPDFPAEDWLDVKPEFTPGSFCYPAKKDTMELLHMPNPHEWDPSAEDWNLPEDWEQILCDAFADRLEKHRSLKLFMDICVRCGACADKCHFFLGTNDPKNMPVLRAELLRSLYRRDYTMLGKILGKKVGARGWDVAVVKELFYYAYQCTECRRCSLFCPYGIDTAEITAIVRELLHEVGLGTHWIMDPVKNCSFTGNHLGIQPHSFVEIVEMLADDCETITGIRPKTPFNEKGHEILFITPSGDVFADPGIYTFMGYLMLFHELDLDYTFSTYASEGGNFGSFTSFNMAKKLNAKMYAEAERLGSKWILGGECGHMWRVINQYMDTYNGPTPANMEVPVSPITGTVFKNAASTKMVHIAEFTADLIHHNKLNLDPSRNDHIITTFHDSCNPARGMGLLDEPRYVLNAVCNNFHEMPENTIREQTFCCGAGSGLNTEEIMELRMRAGMPRGNALRFVQEKYDVNHMACVCAIDRATLPPLANYWAPGVNVSGLHELVGNALVMKGECKRTMDLRQEDLPNVVDDEDAPEAQGEGQ; encoded by the coding sequence ATGGCAAAATTACCTACGCCGCAAATGCTTGTCGCCAGCCGTCCGGATTTTCCGGCCGAAGATTGGCTCGACGTCAAGCCGGAATTTACGCCGGGCAGCTTCTGCTATCCGGCCAAGAAAGACACTATGGAACTGTTGCACATGCCCAATCCCCACGAGTGGGATCCGTCCGCCGAGGACTGGAACCTGCCCGAAGATTGGGAACAAATCCTGTGTGACGCCTTTGCCGACAGACTTGAGAAGCACCGCTCGCTCAAGCTGTTCATGGATATCTGTGTGCGTTGCGGCGCCTGTGCCGACAAGTGCCACTTCTTCCTCGGCACCAACGATCCCAAGAACATGCCCGTACTGCGCGCCGAGCTGCTTCGTTCGCTCTATCGCCGCGACTACACCATGCTGGGCAAAATTCTTGGCAAAAAGGTCGGCGCTCGTGGCTGGGACGTGGCAGTAGTCAAAGAACTGTTCTACTACGCCTACCAGTGCACTGAATGCCGCCGTTGCTCGCTCTTCTGCCCCTACGGCATCGACACCGCCGAAATCACCGCTATCGTGCGCGAACTGCTGCATGAAGTGGGCCTCGGCACCCACTGGATCATGGATCCTGTGAAAAACTGCAGCTTCACGGGCAACCACCTGGGCATCCAGCCCCACTCCTTCGTGGAAATTGTGGAAATGCTGGCCGATGACTGCGAAACCATCACTGGCATCCGTCCCAAGACGCCCTTCAACGAAAAGGGCCACGAAATCCTGTTCATCACGCCCTCAGGCGATGTGTTTGCCGACCCCGGCATCTACACCTTCATGGGCTACCTCATGCTCTTCCACGAGCTTGATCTTGACTACACCTTCTCGACCTATGCTTCTGAAGGCGGCAACTTCGGTTCCTTCACCTCCTTCAACATGGCCAAGAAGCTCAACGCCAAAATGTACGCCGAAGCCGAACGCCTGGGTTCCAAATGGATCCTCGGCGGCGAATGCGGTCACATGTGGCGCGTAATCAACCAGTACATGGACACTTACAACGGCCCCACCCCGGCCAATATGGAAGTTCCCGTGTCGCCCATTACGGGTACGGTGTTCAAAAACGCCGCCTCCACCAAAATGGTGCACATTGCGGAATTTACGGCTGACCTCATTCATCACAACAAGCTGAATCTGGATCCCAGCCGTAACGACCATATCATCACCACCTTCCACGACAGCTGCAACCCGGCTCGTGGCATGGGCCTGCTTGACGAGCCCCGCTACGTTCTGAATGCCGTGTGCAACAACTTCCACGAAATGCCCGAAAACACCATTCGCGAGCAGACTTTCTGCTGCGGCGCGGGTTCAGGCCTTAACACGGAAGAAATCATGGAACTGCGCATGCGCGCCGGTATGCCGCGCGGCAATGCCCTGCGCTTTGTGCAGGAAAAGTACGATGTCAACCACATGGCCTGCGTTTGCGCCATTGACCGTGCCACACTGCCCCCGCTTGCCAACTATTGGGCTCCGGGCGTCAACGTGAGCGGTCTGCACGAACTGGTGGGCAACGCTCTGGTTATGAAGGGCGAATGCAAGCGCACCATGGACCTGCGTCAGGAAGACCTGCCCAATGTGGTGGACGACGAGGACGCGCCCGAAGCACAGGGGGAGGGCCAATAA
- the dsrM gene encoding sulfate reduction electron transfer complex DsrMKJOP subunit DsrM has translation MFNSLLLVLLLGAIAWAGAAIGLAPLFGVVLPYVAVVVFIAGVIWRMVYWAKSPVPFCIPTTGGQEVSLDFIKPNRLDCPSNTWDVVRRMFLEVFFFRSLFRNTVADVRENDPISKGPRTIYFSSKWLWVFALLFHYCFLLVFIRHFRFFMEPIPSCIKFLETIDGIMQVGSPRFFMTGGLVLVGVLFLLGRRIYDKRLRYISLFNDYFPLWLIIGIISTGLCLRYFDKTEIAQVKIFVMGLTHFAPVTTAGINALFFTHLTLVCVLLIYFPFSKLMHMPGVFFSPTRNLANNSRRVRHINPWNPPKQYFTYAEYEDTYRGAMAEAGLPLDKQPEKAAE, from the coding sequence ATGTTCAATTCATTACTGCTGGTGCTGCTCTTAGGAGCCATCGCCTGGGCGGGAGCGGCCATAGGGCTTGCGCCTCTGTTCGGCGTTGTGCTGCCATATGTAGCAGTCGTCGTATTCATCGCCGGTGTTATCTGGCGCATGGTATACTGGGCCAAATCGCCCGTGCCTTTCTGCATCCCCACCACGGGCGGGCAGGAAGTGTCGCTTGATTTCATCAAGCCCAACCGGCTCGACTGCCCCAGCAACACCTGGGACGTTGTGCGGCGCATGTTTCTGGAAGTATTTTTCTTCCGTTCGCTGTTCCGCAACACTGTAGCCGATGTGCGTGAAAATGACCCCATCAGCAAGGGCCCGCGCACCATTTATTTTTCTTCCAAGTGGCTGTGGGTTTTTGCCCTGCTGTTCCACTACTGCTTCCTGCTGGTCTTCATCCGCCACTTCCGCTTTTTCATGGAGCCCATCCCGTCCTGTATCAAGTTTCTGGAAACCATCGACGGCATCATGCAGGTGGGTTCGCCCCGCTTTTTCATGACCGGTGGTCTGGTGCTGGTGGGCGTGCTCTTTCTTCTTGGCCGCCGCATCTATGACAAGCGCCTGCGTTACATCTCGCTGTTCAACGACTATTTTCCGCTGTGGCTCATCATTGGCATCATCAGCACCGGCTTGTGCCTTCGCTATTTCGACAAGACCGAAATCGCCCAGGTCAAGATTTTCGTTATGGGCCTTACCCACTTTGCGCCCGTGACCACCGCCGGCATCAACGCGCTCTTCTTCACCCACCTTACTCTGGTGTGCGTACTGCTGATTTACTTCCCCTTCTCCAAGCTCATGCATATGCCGGGCGTGTTCTTCAGCCCCACGCGCAACCTGGCCAACAATTCCCGCCGGGTTCGCCATATCAACCCCTGGAATCCGCCCAAGCAGTACTTCACCTATGCCGAGTACGAGGATACCTATCGCGGCGCCATGGCTGAAGCCGGGCTGCCTCTGGATAAGCAACCCGAAAAGGCCGCCGAGTAA
- a CDS encoding RsbRD N-terminal domain-containing protein, translating to MKAQDLFRKRKSEIVRLWAEEVFNTYPFETTGFLRTREDPFSNPVAHMTKEAADALYDAMAGEHVDPGHTKMALERFIKLRAVQKFAPSQGLGVFFLMKPILREHLLPEFIALGDVASYMEAESRLDSLTLLAFDMYTEAREVLANLRITEIRNQHAQLARWAQKLEGGSSHPSDER from the coding sequence ATGAAAGCACAGGATTTGTTCAGAAAGCGCAAAAGCGAGATCGTTCGCCTTTGGGCTGAAGAGGTGTTTAACACCTACCCGTTTGAAACGACAGGTTTTTTGCGTACCCGTGAGGATCCTTTCAGCAACCCTGTTGCCCACATGACCAAGGAAGCGGCCGACGCTCTGTACGACGCAATGGCTGGTGAACACGTTGATCCCGGGCACACCAAGATGGCCTTGGAACGTTTCATCAAATTGCGCGCTGTGCAGAAGTTTGCCCCTAGCCAGGGGCTGGGCGTGTTTTTTCTCATGAAGCCCATTCTGCGCGAACATCTGCTGCCCGAGTTTATAGCTCTGGGCGATGTTGCGTCTTATATGGAAGCCGAATCGCGTTTGGACAGCCTTACCCTGCTGGCCTTCGACATGTACACCGAAGCCCGCGAGGTTCTGGCCAACCTGCGCATCACAGAAATTCGCAATCAGCACGCCCAACTGGCGCGCTGGGCGCAAAAGCTGGAAGGCGGATCTTCGCATCCGTCGGACGAACGCTGA